A region from the Malus domestica chromosome 07, GDT2T_hap1 genome encodes:
- the LOC103439141 gene encoding ribosomal RNA small subunit methyltransferase, chloroplastic isoform X1 encodes MAPMNSAPLLLRQSLPPISSPIETLKPKTPLPVHNSTLGARTPAYSPCYIRVCTGKTTRGSGSGRRSRRNPDDYHATLTALNSKGRFPRKSLGQHYMLDSEINDELTAAADVGEGDVVLEIGPGTGSLTNTLISAGAVVLAIEKDSHMATLVSERFAQTDRLKVLNEDFVKCHIHSHMSSLLGSIEPSGPNSRLAKVVANIPFNISTDVVKQLLPMGDIFSEVVLLLQEEAALRLVEPSLRTSEYRPISIFVNFFSDPEFIMKVPRTKFFPQPNVDAAVVKFKLKQPVDYPPVSSTKSFFSMVNSAFNGKRKMLRRSLQHICTPMEIENALGTVGRPATSRPEELSTDDFVKLHNLITKQ; translated from the exons ATGGCACCCATGAACTCGGCACCTCTTCTTCTTCGGCAATCTCTCCCGCCAATATCATCCCCAATCGAAACTCTGAAACCGAAAACTCCACTGCCAGTGCACAATAGCACGCTCGGCGCACGAACACCTGCATATTCACCTTGTTATATAAGAGTTTGCACTGGTAAAACAACCAGAGGAAGTGGAAGTGGAAGACGAAGCAGAAGAAACCCAGATGACTACCATGCCACTCTCACAGCTCTCAATTCCAAAGGCCGATTTCCCAGAAAATCCCTCGGCCAG CATTATATGTTGGACTCTGAAATCAACGATGAGCTCACTGCTGCGGCCGATGTTGGGGAAGGTGATGTGGTGTTAGAAATTGGGCCGGGAACAGGTTCTTTGACTAATACTCTTATTAGTGCTGGTGCAGTTGTGCTCGCAATCGAAAAG GATTCACACATGGCTACTCTTGTGAGTGAAAGATTTGCGCAGACTGACCGGTTGAAG GTTTTGAACGAGGACTTTGTAAAATGCCACATTCACTCACATATGTCGTCCTTATTGGGAAGTATAGAGCCATCTGGTCCAAATTCAAGACTTGCAAAA GTAGTTGCTAATATACCCTTTAATATAAGTACAGATGTTGTCAAACAACTTCTCCCAATGGGGGACATCTTTTCTGAAGTTGTTCTCTTACTCCAG GAGGAGGCAGCTTTGCGCTTGGTGGAACCATCTTTGCGGACATCCGAGTACCGGCCCATCAGTATCTTCGTCAATTTCTTTTCAG ATCCTGAATTCATAATGAAGGTCCCAAGGACAAAATTTTTTCCTCAGCCTAAT GTTGATGCTGCCGTTGTTAAATTTAAACTGAAGCAACCTGTAGACTACCCCCCAGTTTCCTCTACTAAAAGCTTCTTCTCAATG GTCAATTCTGCTTTTAATGGGAAGCGAAAGATGTTGCGGAGATCACTCCAGCACATATGCACTCCCATGGAGATTGAAAATGCTTTGGGAACGGTTGGTCGTCCAGCCACG
- the LOC103439141 gene encoding ribosomal RNA small subunit methyltransferase, chloroplastic isoform X2: MAPMNSAPLLLRQSLPPISSPIETLKPKTPLPVHNSTLGARTPAYSPCYIRVCTGKTTRGSGSGRRSRRNPDDYHATLTALNSKGRFPRKSLGQHYMLDSEINDELTAAADVGEGDVVLEIGPGTGSLTNTLISAGAVVLAIEKDSHMATLVSERFAQTDRLKVVANIPFNISTDVVKQLLPMGDIFSEVVLLLQEEAALRLVEPSLRTSEYRPISIFVNFFSDPEFIMKVPRTKFFPQPNVDAAVVKFKLKQPVDYPPVSSTKSFFSMVNSAFNGKRKMLRRSLQHICTPMEIENALGTVGRPATSRPEELSTDDFVKLHNLITKQ; encoded by the exons ATGGCACCCATGAACTCGGCACCTCTTCTTCTTCGGCAATCTCTCCCGCCAATATCATCCCCAATCGAAACTCTGAAACCGAAAACTCCACTGCCAGTGCACAATAGCACGCTCGGCGCACGAACACCTGCATATTCACCTTGTTATATAAGAGTTTGCACTGGTAAAACAACCAGAGGAAGTGGAAGTGGAAGACGAAGCAGAAGAAACCCAGATGACTACCATGCCACTCTCACAGCTCTCAATTCCAAAGGCCGATTTCCCAGAAAATCCCTCGGCCAG CATTATATGTTGGACTCTGAAATCAACGATGAGCTCACTGCTGCGGCCGATGTTGGGGAAGGTGATGTGGTGTTAGAAATTGGGCCGGGAACAGGTTCTTTGACTAATACTCTTATTAGTGCTGGTGCAGTTGTGCTCGCAATCGAAAAG GATTCACACATGGCTACTCTTGTGAGTGAAAGATTTGCGCAGACTGACCGGTTGAAG GTAGTTGCTAATATACCCTTTAATATAAGTACAGATGTTGTCAAACAACTTCTCCCAATGGGGGACATCTTTTCTGAAGTTGTTCTCTTACTCCAG GAGGAGGCAGCTTTGCGCTTGGTGGAACCATCTTTGCGGACATCCGAGTACCGGCCCATCAGTATCTTCGTCAATTTCTTTTCAG ATCCTGAATTCATAATGAAGGTCCCAAGGACAAAATTTTTTCCTCAGCCTAAT GTTGATGCTGCCGTTGTTAAATTTAAACTGAAGCAACCTGTAGACTACCCCCCAGTTTCCTCTACTAAAAGCTTCTTCTCAATG GTCAATTCTGCTTTTAATGGGAAGCGAAAGATGTTGCGGAGATCACTCCAGCACATATGCACTCCCATGGAGATTGAAAATGCTTTGGGAACGGTTGGTCGTCCAGCCACG
- the LOC103439140 gene encoding uncharacterized protein — protein MTSKKRVLVVGGTGYLGQHVLQGFSQIEGKGITSTSPFDLAFTHHSNPPPQALLDAHLLPFQVDLKTGHGFQAISQTFGRPDVVINCAALSVPRACEMDPAAAMSVNVPSSLVNWLSSFEESSSLLIHLSTDQVYEGVKSFYKEDDETAPVNVYGKSKVAAEQFISEKCSNFAILRSSIIFGPQTISPVPKSLPIQWIDGVLSKGKTSEFFHDEFRCPVYVKDVVAVILALSKGWIYESKQTKVLLNVGGPDRVSRLQMAEIVANVKGYNPSLIKSVSASSVDRGVMSPADISMDITKLVRTLGIAPTSFRDGVRLTLETEAKSS, from the exons ATGACGAGTAAGAAGAGAGTTCTGGTAGTTGGGGGAACAGGTTACTTGGGCCAGCATGTACTGCAAGGGTTCTCACAGATTGAAGGGAAAGGGATCACATCAACCTCCCCTTTCGATCTGGCCTTTACCCACCACTCCAATCCTCCCCCCCAGGCGTTGCTCGACGCACATTTGCTGCCTTTCCAAGTCGATTTGAAGACCGGCCATGGATTTCAAGCCATTTCTCAGACGTTTGGCCGG CCTGATGTGGTCATAAACTGCGCTGCACTATCCGTACCTCGTGCCTGTGAAATGGATCCTGCTGCTGCTATGTCTGTGAATGTTCCATCTTCTCTTGTGAACTGGTTATCAAGCTTTGAAGAGAGTAGTTCTCTTCTGATCCATTTGTCAACTGATCAAG TTTATGAAGGGGTGAAGTCCTTTTACAAGGAAGATGATGAAACTGCTCCCGTAAATGTATATGGGAAATCGAAAGTGGCAGCAGAGCAGTTCATATCCGAAAAATGCTCAAACTTTGCAATTTTGAGAAGCAGCATCATCTTTGGGCCACAGACAATCTCAccggttccaaaatctcttccaaTCCAG TGGATAGATGGTGTCCTCTCCAAAGGAAAGACAAGCGAGTTTTTCCATGACGAGTTCCGGTGTCCAGTGTATGTAAAAGATGTTGTAGCTGTCATATTAGCTCTGTCCAAGGGATGGATATATG AAAGTAAGCAAACAAAGGTGCTACTAAATGTCGGTGGACCAGATAGGGTATCCCGCCTTCAAATGGCTGAGATTGTTGCCAATGTTAAAGGATACAACCCCTCATTAATCAAATCAGTGTCTGCATCATCA GTCGATCGTGGAGTAATGTCTCCTGCCGACATATCCATGGATATAACTAAGCTGGTTCGGACACTTGGTATTGCTCCAACTTCATTTAGAGACGGTGTCAGATTGACGCTTGAAACTGAGGCTAAGTCGTCTTGA
- the LOC103439139 gene encoding uncharacterized protein: MGGGEHAHGDGAHGGDFRAKVWSMSGGPYCRPKHWKRNTAIAMAGIFLVCIPIAMKSAELEQRPHNPVRPIPSQLWCKNFGKKDY; encoded by the exons ATGGGAGGAGGTGAGCACGCACACGGAGATGGGGCCCACGGCGGTGATTTCAGGGCCAAGGTGTGGAGCATGAGTGGTGGGCCATACTGTAGGCCCAAGCACTGGAAGCGCAACACCGCCATTGCCATGGCCGGCATCTTCCTTGTCTGCATTCCTATCGCCATGAAATCTGCCGAGCTCGAG CAACGGCCACATAATCCTGTTCGCCCAATTCCTTCACAACTCTGGTGCAAGAACTTTGGAAAGAAAGATTACTGA